From one Bacteroides eggerthii genomic stretch:
- a CDS encoding bifunctional ADP-dependent NAD(P)H-hydrate dehydratase/NAD(P)H-hydrate epimerase, producing MKIFPTIQIKELDAYTIENEPVTSIDLMERASQALAKTISERWNTETPFTVFAGPGNNGGDALAVSRLLAQQGYRVEVYLFNTKGSLSPDCETNKKRLTELSGIDFHEITTQFVPPELTARHVVLDGLFGSGLNKPLSGGFAAVVKYINSSPATVVALDVPSGLMGEDNTYNIQANIIRADLTLSLQLPKLAFLFAENEQFVGEWQLLDIGLSEEAINEKETDFALTEHGDMPPMLKVRSKFAHKGNFGRALLIAGSQGMAGASVLAARACLRSGIGLLTVHIPFCNNFIVQTSVPEAMTEIDINDVRFSCATDTDDYQAVGIGPGLGKAGDTEAALLEQIESCQTPMVVDADALNLLGEHRSYIGRLPKGSILTPHPKELERLVGKCQNSYERLTKACELAQSTGVHLILKGAYSAVITPEGKCWFNSTGNSGMATGGSGDVLTGVVLALLAQGYATETAARLAAYVHGLAGDIARKKHGAMGMTAGDIVDCLPLAWRMLEEE from the coding sequence ATAAAAATATTTCCTACCATTCAAATAAAAGAACTGGATGCCTATACGATAGAGAACGAGCCTGTTACTTCCATAGACCTGATGGAACGCGCCTCGCAGGCATTGGCGAAAACAATATCCGAACGTTGGAATACGGAAACTCCTTTCACAGTATTTGCCGGACCCGGAAACAATGGCGGAGATGCCCTTGCCGTTTCGCGTCTGCTGGCGCAGCAGGGGTATCGTGTCGAAGTATATCTTTTTAATACGAAAGGAAGTTTGTCTCCGGATTGCGAAACAAATAAGAAGCGCCTGACGGAACTTTCCGGAATAGACTTTCATGAGATAACCACACAGTTCGTTCCACCGGAGCTGACGGCAAGGCATGTCGTGCTTGACGGATTGTTTGGCAGCGGATTGAACAAGCCTTTGAGCGGTGGCTTTGCTGCGGTAGTGAAGTATATCAATTCATCTCCGGCGACGGTGGTTGCCCTTGATGTTCCTTCCGGACTGATGGGAGAGGATAATACCTATAACATTCAAGCCAATATCATTCGTGCCGACTTGACGTTAAGCTTGCAACTGCCTAAGTTGGCTTTCCTTTTTGCCGAGAACGAACAGTTCGTGGGTGAATGGCAACTGCTGGATATCGGCTTGAGCGAGGAGGCTATCAATGAGAAAGAGACAGATTTTGCATTGACGGAACATGGGGATATGCCTCCGATGCTGAAAGTACGCAGCAAATTTGCGCACAAGGGAAACTTCGGCCGGGCCTTGCTGATAGCCGGTTCGCAAGGAATGGCGGGAGCCTCGGTGCTTGCGGCACGCGCCTGTCTGCGTTCCGGCATAGGGTTGCTGACTGTCCATATTCCTTTCTGCAATAATTTTATAGTGCAGACTTCCGTACCGGAAGCCATGACGGAGATTGACATAAACGACGTGCGTTTTTCCTGCGCCACCGATACGGATGATTATCAGGCGGTAGGCATCGGTCCCGGATTGGGTAAGGCGGGAGATACCGAGGCTGCTTTATTGGAACAAATCGAATCTTGCCAGACGCCGATGGTGGTGGATGCCGACGCGCTGAACCTGCTGGGAGAACATCGCAGTTACATCGGCAGGCTTCCCAAAGGGAGTATTCTTACTCCGCATCCCAAAGAATTGGAACGGTTGGTAGGGAAATGCCAAAACTCATACGAACGTCTGACGAAAGCTTGTGAACTGGCTCAAAGTACAGGTGTGCATCTTATACTGAAAGGTGCTTATTCCGCTGTCATCACGCCGGAGGGCAAGTGCTGGTTCAACTCCACCGGAAATTCGGGTATGGCAACGGGTGGTAGCGGTGATGTGCTTACAGGTGTTGTTCTGGCTCTGCTGGCACAGGGGTATGCTACGGAAACAGCCGCACGTCTGGCGGCTTATGTGCATGGCTTGGCAGGAGATATTGCCCGCAAGAAACATGGAGCAATGGGGATGACGGCGGGGGACATTGTCGACTGCTTGCCGTTGGCATGGCGTATGTTGGAAGAAGAATGA
- a CDS encoding DUF3871 family protein: METMTNELTVIPGTIGMMGGMGMLKPEFIEDAVIVSEEQEEHPNFIESNTSGITLEELERNCIVPSFSDNQLTISHQTFIHRIEDAARSYFTGENIGNTEIRVSHKILGRVPSALTKRKEELKPEDETIYYQRMAFCFHIRTMSRMMNGEEVHLCIGGVRSLNEENLYNRKSPEKFKIFIGWRVRVCSNLMLTNDGLTGRLEVMSDTDIYNSALRLFQDFNPEHNLRLLENLGRTKISQEQFCQIIGRLRLYQVLPVSQLRELPKVILGDSNINAATKNYVDNPNFGLRGRENITCWDLMQLLNDAAKQSYIDKFLERNQNCTDFAVGIQKALNGEDTENYGWFLS, from the coding sequence ATGGAAACAATGACTAATGAACTTACTGTCATTCCAGGAACAATCGGAATGATGGGCGGAATGGGTATGCTTAAACCTGAATTTATCGAAGACGCAGTAATCGTATCGGAAGAACAGGAGGAGCATCCAAATTTTATTGAAAGTAACACTTCGGGTATTACGCTTGAAGAACTTGAAAGGAACTGTATCGTACCCAGCTTCAGTGACAACCAGCTAACCATCAGCCACCAGACATTCATACACCGGATCGAGGATGCTGCAAGGAGCTATTTTACAGGTGAGAACATTGGAAACACAGAGATCAGAGTGTCCCACAAAATCCTGGGCAGAGTGCCAAGTGCATTGACCAAAAGGAAAGAGGAGCTTAAACCTGAGGACGAGACCATCTATTATCAGAGAATGGCTTTCTGTTTTCATATCAGAACAATGAGCAGAATGATGAACGGCGAGGAAGTACATCTATGTATCGGCGGTGTAAGAAGCCTGAACGAGGAGAATCTATACAACCGAAAATCACCTGAGAAATTCAAGATATTCATAGGTTGGCGTGTGCGTGTATGTTCAAATCTAATGCTGACCAATGACGGACTGACCGGACGGCTGGAAGTGATGAGTGACACTGATATTTACAATTCAGCACTCAGATTGTTCCAGGACTTCAACCCGGAACACAATTTGAGACTACTTGAGAACTTAGGAAGAACAAAGATTTCACAAGAACAGTTCTGTCAGATTATAGGCAGATTGAGATTGTATCAAGTCTTGCCTGTATCCCAACTTAGAGAACTGCCGAAGGTGATTTTAGGTGACTCAAATATCAATGCGGCAACCAAAAACTACGTGGATAATCCTAATTTCGGGTTACGTGGCAGAGAGAATATTACCTGTTGGGATTTGATGCAGCTCCTTAATGATGCCGCCAAACAATCCTACATAGACAAGTTCCTGGAGAGAAACCAGAACTGCACTGATTTTGCGGTTGGTATCCAGAAAGCCTTGAACGGTGAGGATACGGAGAATTATGGCTGGTTTTTGAGTTAG
- a CDS encoding peptide MFS transporter has protein sequence MSTSKHPKGLYLIFATSTAERFSYYGMRAIFILFLTQALLFDKEHAASIYGSYTGLVYLTPLIGGYIADKYWGIRRSVFWGAIMMAVGQFLMFFSASMLDAVQLSHWLMYGGLTFLILGNGCFKPTVSSLVGQLYEPGDRRLDSAYTIFYMGVNVGSFLAPLVCGYFGETGNPNDFKWGFLIAAIVTVFTVILFETQKNKYLIGPDGKQLGIIPDAKKEQPRSASNTGHPVVDSSKKRRNYLLLGALTIALAIFFHQCFGNDWISIGIFTACIVFPVSILLEGSLTKIERDRIFVIYIIAFFVIFFWAAYEQAGASLTLFASEQTDRVILGWEMPASWIQSFNPFFVVILAAIMPGVWGFLNKRGMEPASPTKQAVGLLLLSLGYLVICFGVKDAQPGVKVSLIWLTGLYFIHTMGEIALSPIGLSMVNKLTPIRFASLMMGIWYLSTATANKFAGTLSGLYPEAGKVKTLLGYRIETMYDFFMVFVVMSATASLILFLLSKKLQKMMHGVE, from the coding sequence ATGAGTACATCCAAACATCCCAAGGGGCTTTATCTGATCTTCGCCACCAGCACCGCCGAACGTTTCAGCTATTATGGCATGCGCGCCATTTTCATCCTATTCCTAACGCAGGCATTGCTGTTCGACAAGGAACACGCCGCCTCCATTTACGGCAGTTACACCGGCCTGGTCTACCTCACCCCGCTTATCGGCGGATACATTGCCGACAAGTACTGGGGCATCCGCCGTTCTGTGTTTTGGGGAGCCATAATGATGGCGGTGGGACAGTTTCTGATGTTCTTCAGCGCATCCATGTTGGATGCCGTCCAACTGTCGCACTGGCTGATGTATGGCGGCCTTACCTTTCTTATATTAGGGAACGGATGTTTCAAGCCGACAGTGTCCTCCCTCGTGGGGCAACTGTATGAACCGGGAGACAGACGGCTGGACTCGGCTTACACCATATTCTATATGGGCGTCAATGTAGGCTCTTTCCTCGCCCCGCTGGTTTGCGGCTACTTTGGCGAGACCGGCAACCCGAACGATTTCAAATGGGGATTCCTTATCGCCGCAATCGTCACCGTTTTTACGGTCATACTCTTTGAAACACAGAAGAACAAATACCTCATCGGCCCCGACGGCAAGCAACTCGGCATCATCCCCGACGCAAAGAAGGAACAGCCCCGGTCCGCCTCAAACACCGGACATCCGGTGGTGGACAGCAGCAAGAAAAGGCGTAATTATCTTCTATTAGGAGCGTTGACGATAGCGCTTGCCATCTTCTTCCATCAATGTTTCGGCAATGACTGGATCAGCATCGGCATCTTCACCGCTTGCATCGTCTTTCCCGTCAGCATCCTGCTCGAAGGCTCACTCACGAAGATTGAGCGCGACCGCATCTTCGTCATCTATATCATTGCCTTTTTCGTCATCTTCTTTTGGGCAGCCTACGAACAGGCAGGTGCCTCACTGACGCTTTTCGCTTCCGAACAAACCGACCGCGTCATCCTCGGTTGGGAAATGCCCGCTTCCTGGATACAATCATTCAATCCTTTCTTCGTAGTGATACTGGCAGCTATCATGCCGGGAGTATGGGGATTCCTCAACAAACGGGGTATGGAGCCTGCCTCTCCCACCAAACAGGCTGTCGGACTGTTGCTGCTGTCTTTAGGCTATCTCGTCATCTGCTTCGGAGTGAAAGATGCGCAACCCGGCGTTAAAGTAAGCCTCATCTGGCTGACAGGACTTTACTTCATCCATACAATGGGTGAGATAGCACTTTCCCCCATCGGATTGTCCATGGTGAACAAGCTCACTCCTATCCGCTTTGCCTCACTAATGATGGGTATATGGTATCTTTCCACCGCCACAGCCAATAAGTTTGCAGGCACATTGAGCGGCCTTTATCCCGAAGCCGGAAAGGTGAAAACACTGCTTGGCTACCGCATAGAAACAATGTACGACTTCTTCATGGTATTTGTCGTAATGTCTGCCACCGCATCACTTATCCTCTTCCTGCTCTCAAAGAAATTGCAGAAGATGATGCATGGAGTGGAATAA